Part of the Virgibacillus natechei genome is shown below.
CGTACTCCCTGTAAAGCCGTGAAGCATAACGACAGGAGGTTTAGCCGAATTCCCATCTATTTCATACCAATAGGTGGCATCATTTATAGCATAATACAACGAATCATTCCCCCTTCTTTAAGAGTTCTTGCTCAATTGCTTGCCACTTTTCACGATGCCATTCTACATTTTCAGTTCTTTCCGTTTTCACTTCGACAACGGATAACCCTAGCTCCTGATAACTGGTTGTGAGTACATCTTTTAGTTCCGCTTCATGCGTAACGACGGTGTGACTTCCACCATACATCGTAATCGCTTGTCCAAAATCAATATCCACCGGCGTGCCAAACAATGCTTCAAAGTGTTTTGGATCCTTTGCTTGTGGTAAAAAGGAAAAGATCCCGCCCCCATTATTATTAATTAATACGATTGTTAGATTAAGCTTATATTGCTTTGACGCCAGTAACCCATTCATGTCATGAAAGAAAGACAAATCTCCAAGCAATAAGGTTATGGGCTTTCCAGTAGTAGCGGCACCAAGTCCACTTGATATCATTCCATCGATTCCGTTAGCTCCACGATTGGCTAAAATGGAAATGTGCTTATCCGTTGTCATGAAGAATGTATCCACGTCTCTCACTGCCATGCTGTTACCAACATATAAACTGCTGTTAGTAGGAATAACATCCATTAGACCTCTTACAGCCTCTCCCTCAGTTACTTGATTGCTTGATCCAGACAGTAAGTGTTTTTTTGCTGTCTGATTCATGTCCTGCCATGTTCTCAACCAGTGACTATCTACATCCATACCAGGTGATGCTGCTATAAGATCTTCACAAAGTAAGATTGGATCGGCAAAAATAATTTCCGTTCTATTACCTGCAGGTTCTCGGTATCCTGCATGATTTTCCACAATAAACTGCGTGGCATGTTGATGCTGTTTTACGTAAAAAAGATAGGGCTTGGATACAGGCATTGCTCCAAAACGTATAATGAAGTCTGGCTTCAGCTGTTCACGAACTGCTTCACTACGCAAAATAGCATCATAACCTTCAATAATTTGAGTTTTATCATGATTGCCTGCTCTCACCTGGGATAAGGGATCCGCAAGTATAGGAAGTCCCCATTTCGCTGCAAGTCGTGTAATGGCTTCTGCAAAATGTTCATTTATCTGTGGTCCACAAACAATAATGCCTTTCTTTTTACGTTGGAGTCTGTCTACAAGTTGTTGTACTTGTTGATCTGGCAGTTTTTTCATTCCATCAAATGTTGAAGTGAAGGGTTTTTCATTCTCGCTCCCCCATATATTATCCAAAGAAAAGTCTATATGAAGCGGCTCTCGTAATGGAAAATTTAAATGGACAGGTCCTGCGTTTCCTTCTTCAGCCTTATAAATGGCAATTCCTGCCTTGCTTCTTACATATCCTAACATATTAGGTGTAGCCTCAGGCAATGCCATTTCATGAAACCATTTTACATAGTCCCCATATAATTTAATTTGTTCAATGGCTTGTGGCGCACCGACATCTCTTAATTCATGTGGGCGATCAGCTGTTAGAACCAGTAAGGGAACCCTACTATAATATGCTTCGACAATTGCAGGAAAATAATTAGCTGCTGCTGTACCAGAAGTACAAATAAGGGCAACTGGACGTTTGGTTTCTTTGGCAATACCTAGTGCAAAAAAGGCAGCAGATCGTTCATCAAGAATGATCCACTCTTTAATACCTTTATGCTCAGACGCTGTTAATGCAAGAGGCGTTGATCTGGATCCTGGTGAAATAACAATATCCGTTAAGCCGTTTTTTGAAAGTTCATCTATGAAATTTGCTGTATAACGTGTTAAAACTTCTATATGGTTCATCATTAGTCTCCTAGGACGGAAAGCATTGGTTTAAATTTAATGGTCGTTTCCTCGTATTCTTCTTCCAGATTGGAATCTTTTACAATGCCACCACCTGCAAATAAGGAAGCTTCATTTCCTTGTATAAGCCCAGAGCGAATGGCTACAGCAAATTCACTGTTTTGGTTACTATCCAACCAACCGACCGGTGCTCCGTACCAGCCACGATCCAATAATTCATGATCACGAATAAAAGCCATTGATTCCTTGTTTGGTGTTCCACCAAGTGCTGGGGTGGGGTGTAATTGCTTCACGATATCAAAGATACTGTACCCATCTTTTAGAATAGCCGTAACGGGTGTATACAAATGCTGTAAATTTTTTAGCGGATAGACAATTGGTTCGTTTGGAATTTCAATTTCTGTACTATACGTTTCCAGCGCTCCCTTAATCATTTTAACAACAAATTCATGTTCCTGACGATTTTTTTCGTCTTTCAGAAGATCCTGGCTGATTTTCAAATCTTCTTCTTTTGTTTTACCCCTTGGGGCTGTACCTGCTAAACATGTCGATAATAGCTGTTCCCCGTTAAGTTTGACTAATCGTTCTGGGGTTGCTCCAACGAAGCAATCCTCTCCCTTTTCAAATGCAAAAATATAACTATTAGCATGTTTATCGATTAGTTTTTGGAGAATGGAGGCAATATTTGCTTCTTTATTAAATTTCAAACGCATCTCACGCGCCAATACAATTTTTTCAGCTTTGTTTGTACGAATCGCTTCTCGAGCTTGACGAACGGTTTCTCTCCATTTATCTGGTTTAACTTCTATTTTTTCATTAATCGTTAAATGATCGGATGGTTGTTCCATATTACGAAATAATAATGATTCTTGATGTTCTATTTCCGTTGCCAATTGACGGGGATGGTCATCTTTTGTCACATACGTATTTATTGTAAAATAATAATTATTATTATTTTTTGTTAAGATAAACGCTGGTATCGTGAACTGACTCGGGCTAAATTTTTCCCATAAATGTGTTTGCTCCTTTTTCGGATCAAACGCCATTCCACCAAGCGCTACTACTCCAGTACCTGCTACTTGGTATGGATTAAAAATCTTTGCATTAGCCAACAATTCATTCCATTTATTCTCTGTTATTTCAAAACGATTTTCTTTTGCATGAATTTCATACGCATTGCCAATGCCAACAACATCATATTGTTCTGCAGTGCTTGTCCAAAATATGCGATCTTTATTAAGTGCTTTAGCACCTTCGAAAAAGTGAAGGGTATTCACTTCTTTAATTTTTTTTGTGATACTTACTAGCTGATACTTTTTATTAGAAGGCAAATTTGAAATGACCCTGTCTAATAGTTCCTCTATTGGTGTTTCCTTGACTTCAATCATCTTTTAACCTCCGTTACACTTCCGATGGTAAACTTTATTTCTATTTTATTCTCTTTTCGCTTGATTCTCAAGGAAAGGGGTTATTTTTCACTATTACGTCAAGAAGAATTTATCACTCTTTCGTATCGATAACGAAAACTTTCTAACCTACTGATAGCAATTAACAAGTATTTTTCAAATTTCGAAAATTGACAGGCTATACTAAATTCCTTATATTAATGATATTGATATATTTCAGGGGGAGAACTTCCATGCAATCGACAGATAAAATAGATATAAAACAGGCTTTAAATGAAAAAGAAGGTTTTCAAATCTGGTGGCGCTTATTACGCCCGCATACCTTAACAGCGTCATTCGTCCCAGTCTTTGTTGGTTCAATGTTAGCTTTTACACATGATTCTATAAACATATTGCTATTTATCGCTATGTTGGTAGCATCCATGCTTATTCAAGCTGCAACGAATATGTTTAATGAATATTATGATTTTGTTCGTGGACTCGATAATGAGAATTCTGTAGGCATTGGCGGTACAATTGTACGAGATGGTATTAAACCAAAAACAATTTTAACCATTGCTTTCTCATTCTTTGGGGTCGCATTACTGCTTGGCATCTATATATGTATCGCTTCCAGCTGGTGGATTGCAGTAATTGGTTTAGTAAGTATGATTATCGGTTATTTATATACAGGAGGACCCTACCCGATTGCATACACCCCATTTGGTGAACTTTTTTCCGGATTTCTGATGGGAACCGTCATTATAGGTATCAGCTATTTCATTCAAACGCAAACCGTAACCGCAACTGTTATCTGGATTTCCATTCCAGTAGCTATCTTCATTGGAAGCATAATGTTATCAAATAACATTCGGGATCTAGATAATGACAAAGAAAACGGCCGTAAGACAATCGCCATTTTACTTGGCAGGAAAAAGGCCGTTAATTTCTTGGCCATATTATTTATCGCGGCCTATGGGTTTACTGCAATCTTTATTATAGCAGGAATGCTCCCTTTATGGTCTATAATTACATTTCTTAGTGTGAAAAAGGCAATAGAAGTTATTAAAAATTTCCGCGGGAAAACACAACCAATTGAAATGATGCCAGCAATGGTCGCTACTGGAAAAACAAATACCATCTATGGATCTTTACTTGGTTTATCGTTATTGATCAGCTCGTTTATTTAAGGAGGAGACATTACCTATGACCTTAGAAAACACACTAATAGAAGCACTTGGTATCGAGTTAGTATCATTGGATAAACATTTAGTTGTGCTGACAATGCCTGTTGATAAGCGAACCCATCAACCAGCTGGATTCTTACATGGTGGAGCAAGTGCAGCACTTGCAGAAACGGCTGCCAGTATCGGTGCAAATGCACAAGTGGATCCTGAAAAATCAATTGTATTTGGGATTGAAATTAACGCAAATCATATAAAAAGCAAACGTGACGGTGTCGTAACAGCTAAAGCTACTCCACTGCATATAGGAAAAACAACGATGGTATGGGATATCAAAATAGTGGATGAACAAGATAACCTTATATCTGCATCAAGATGCACAATCGGAGTTGTCCCAAGAAAAGCGAACAATTAAACAAAGGTGGTTCCTATGACCAAACATGAAAAACTTACGGATGAAAAAATAATGCATATCAAAAAACGTTTACAAGAACTGAAAAATGAGAATGAGGAAAAACTTGAATCAAATAAAGGCACCAACCCGAATGATGAAACACAAGAACTGGCAGACCATGCTAATCACCCAGGCGATTTAGGTACAGAACAATTTGAGCAGGAGCGTGATGCTGGCCTTGATCTCGTTCGAGAAGATCGCCTGCAGGATATTAATGATGCGCTGGAACGTATTGCCAACGGGACATACGGTTTAAGTGAGAAATCAGGAAAACCAATACCAATAGAGCGACTTGAAGCACAGCCGGCTGCAAGGAACCTGGTCGAAGAAGAAGAATAATGTGGAGTCCGCCCCCTTTTTGAAAGGGGGCGGACTTTATTGTAGTGGACAAGTTTTCGGTCGCCTATAGCTAGAATAAAGCTAATCCTCTATGGATTAGCTTATTCTATCTATCCTATATTACCTTTGCTTGCTGTTGTTCTATCCAATTGCGCATTTTTACAAATAAGGGAATAAACAATAATCCTACAACGATCCCTTTAATAATATTAAATGGCAGAACACCTGCAATTACGGATATCCATTTTATCTGTCCCGTCATTTCCCAGCCCATAAACCATGCATATGCTGGTAAAATAAAGAAATAATTTAACACACTCATACCTAAAGCCATAACAATTGTACCTGTCACCAAACCTGAAACAATGCTTTTGACTCCTTTAAATTTATGGTAAATCACTGAAATTGGCACAATAAACATAACACCTGCCAAAAAGTTTGCAAAAACACCTATCGGGTCACCTGCTCCGGATACAAGTAAGTACAGTAAATTTTTAATCGCAACTACGATAACACCTGCAATAGGTGAAAATATAAAGGCTGCAATTAATGCCGGTACCTCACTAAAATCAATCTTTAAATAAGCTGGTAACAGTGGTAACGGAAAATTTAAAAAGAACAAGACTAGCGATATCGTTCCCATTAAAGCTAAAATAATAAGTTTCAAAAGCTTAGATGATTGCATGTTTGTAGGTTGCATCATATTCTCCTCCTTCATCTTTTACGATTCCAATCTCGTGATGAAGGATTTGCCTATCCCTAGATTAAAAATAAACAAAACCCTAAAGCCTAATGGGGCTTTAGGGTTTAACTATCACAGGAAATTCAAGGCACACTATGCACCTAATTTGGCTCTACATCTTCTCCCATCCAGACTGTAACTGTCGGTTCCGGAATTTCACCAGATCAACCACTTCGCAAAATGCTTTGTGGGTCACGGACTTAGAGCTTAATATAAGCTCCTTACCGTCGGTCGGGAATTTCACCCTGCCCCGAAGATATGGAATCGTATAATATTGTTACTTTTATTATACATACTTTTTAACTTTTTGCAAATTGTTTCATTCTTTCTTTCTACTAAACAATCTTTGTCAGCCTTTAATTATTTCCTGGACCGTTTCCTTGGCCTGGATGACCACTACCAAAGCTTGGAGGGCCATTTCCGTTGCCAGGATGATCATCACCAAAAGGAGGACCATTTCCGTTGCCAGGATGACCATCACCAAAGCCTGGAAGGCCATTACCATTACCATTGCCGTTACCGTTATCATCTTCTTCGTTGATCGTTACGGTGCCTTCAGCTTGTTCAGTCGCTTGATTACCATATCCATCAACGACACTGACTTCAATAACCGCATTCTCTGCTTGAACATTACTAGTCGCAGTGTAATAGCCAACATAGTGTCCATCAGACGTTTCCTGCATTGGTAACTCCGTTGCATTCGAAATCTGACCATTTGTTAGCGGCATAAGGATTGAGAATGTTGCATCTAATCCTGGCTCGCTTTCAAATTCGATCGTAACCGTTTCTCCAGCTTGAATATACTGATCTTCGGTTGGATTTACGTTTTCAATCTCTGGTGCAGTATAATTAACATCTATCGTGACGTTCTGCGTTTCCGTATTTCCAGCTAGATCACTGGCAACAACTTCTATTTCATTTTCCCCATTGTCAACCATGATTCGTTCTGAATAGCTTCCATCAGTCACTTCCGCTTCTTGTCCATTAACTTCTACTGTATCAAGATGGTCATCTGAAACCGTTCCTTCTACCGTTACCGTTTCACTATTTGTTCGATCCCCGTCCTGAGGAGTGTCTATCGTCAGTTCCGGCGCTTCGGTATCTAGTGTTGCGATAACTGGTTCAGATTCCCCTACAGAAGTTCCATCAAGAAAGGATACTACTGTAATTTCATTTTCACCTTCTGTTAACGCTGTTGGTATGGCAAATTCACCATCATCTCCAACTTCAGCACTTCCAACCTCTTCTTCATTATTAAATACTTGAGCAGTAGTGGTCGGTGAAGCAGTACCTTCCACTGTATATTCACTTTCGTTTGTTATAAAGTCTTCGGCTGGTGAAGTAATAACAGGTTCTTCAGCCTCATAGCTAACACGAGAACGGATCATGTAATTCCCTTCATCTGCAGGAGATTGTGACCATTCCCCGCCTACATATTGATAGCTACGTTCAGCATTAGGACTAGTTTCATCCGTAGCTAAACCAGGGGCACCTGTATTTGGTTGTGTTTGGATATACACCATATAGAAATCGCCGTCAACTGTGATGCTATGATCGGACAAATCAACAACTGTCCATTCATCAAGATCACGAATTGCTTCTGCTTCTACTGGTCCAGCAATTTTCTCACCTGGAGTTCCATCTGCACCCGTAGCGTCCCATACTTCAACTTCAAAAGCTGTACCACCTGGATCTGGGAATTCTTCATCGTGAAACTGGAAAACCCCATCCGTTACTACTGCTGTATCTTGCCCCTCTGATAATGACATTTTTACAGACCAACCATTACCTGCATCGAAGAAAGCACGAGCATTGTCTGCATTTCCATCATCGTAACCAATTTCACCACCTGGAATGGTGTAGAAAGGTTCAAGCGCAACATCTACTGTAGAGTCCTCATCCAGATTCACTTCCACTTCTTCTGTATGATAACCACTCGCCAACACTCTTAAGGTGTACGTATCTTCATACGCGGTTAGAGAATAGCTACCATCCGCATCTGTCTCTACAGGTGTCACATTAGCATCTTCCATCAGAATAATCGTCGCACCTTCTATCGGTTCATCTGTTGCTTCATCTGTAATGGTACCACTTACTGTATTTTGATCGACTTCTTCTAACGTAAAGTTTGCCTGCGTTGTTTCATCATCTTCAATCGTTACGGTTTGTTCAGCTGAATGGAATCCATAAGCTTCAGCTTGAACCGTAAATTCTCCCGCAGCATGCAGCAAGGAATACGTTCCATCTGCCGGATCTGTATTGGTCGAACGATCCGTTTCAACCACATTAACCTGTGCACCGACAGGTAGTGCTGCTGGATTTATTGCTTGCTCTGCTATAGGCTCTTCTTCCACTGGAAGTATTTTATTTGGATCTACTCGTTCATTTAAGTCGGCTTTTTCCTTATCTTCCACTTCAAGATCATTGTTACGTTCAAGTCCTACTGATGCACCATCACTTTCTGTCGAATCAGACAATGCCACATCATCGATATATAGTCCTTCTTCATTTATCGTGACATCAGATGTTAGGTTAAAACCAATATAAACACGTTGATCACTGTATTCTGATAGATCAACTTCAGCACTTTCCCATCCATCAGACTCGCCAGTCATTTCCATTAGCGGTGTCCAGTCTTCTTGATCTGTCGAAATAAATACATGTCCGTAATCCCAACCAGATTCAATGTCAAACCATTGATCGAATTGAAGATAGGAATCTCCTTCAGGTAGATCAACTGGTGGCATCATAAGTGTTGTATTTGCATCGTTATCATAATTACCATTAAGATTCGTTGCATATACATGCTCTCCAGTTGATGCTTCGCCTGGTCCAGATGTTGGCTCACCCCACTCCCATGAATTCATTTCACCAAACACAGTCCATCCAGTAGGTTCTGTTTCAAAGTCTTCAGAATACCCTACCGTTATGCCTTGTTCTACTGATACAACATATTCATCACTCGTTACTTCGTTATTTCCGAAATCATCAACTACCCAGTAATAGGTTAGAGAATCGCCATCAATATCCTCTCCAGGGATTGTTGCAACATATTCTCCATCTGTATAATTTCCAGAAGTAAGTGACGCCTCAACTGATTGCCACTCTCCATTAGTATCTTGATAGTTCAATTCAACTAAAGTGACACTAATATTATCACTTGCCTGAATAGATAAATCTAAATCCATACCAGCATATGTTTCAGTTGGCGCTTCATGACCAAAAGTAGGTGCTTCTGTATCTTCACCATCTTTCGTAACTTGCCCTTGCAAAGTACCAAGCCCATCTACGATGGATGCTACGGCATCATGTGCATTAGCTAATCCATGACCATATCCATTATTAGGTGCATCTGGATATTCATCATCTGTTAACGTTGTTGCAGTCGATTCTATAATTTCTTCAATTTCATCAACTGTTAAACTTGAATCCACGCCTTTTAATAGAGCAACTACCGCTGAGACGGCAGGTCCTGACATGGATGTTCCATTCCAGCCACCTTCATATCCACCACCTGGTACGGAAGAACGAATATTAACACCAGGAGCAGAAATATCTGGTTTCACTTCATCATATGGTGAAGGTCCACGTAAAGAAAAGTCTGCCAGTTCATCATTACTATCCGTTGCACCAGTAGCGAATGATTCAGGATAGTTTGCTGGAACTGCTACTGATCCAGGTCCACCTGGGTTCGTTAATGTTGTATTGCCAGCTGAGAATTCTGGAAAAATTTCTGCTGCTCTCCAGTTCTGAACAACATCACGATACCATTCATCAAGACCTGGCCCACCGCCCCATGAGTTATTCACGACGTCTGGTGCCATATCAACATTGGTATTTCCATCTGAGTCCGTTGGGGCTAAAATCCACTCTGCCGCTGCTAATAAATCTGCATCGGTTGCATTTCCACCAGAATCAAATGCATTAACGGCAATCCACTCTGCCCCAGGCGCAACTCCGACTTGATTGGATCCATCAGGCTCAGCTCCAACCATTGTTCCTGTGACATGTGTACCATGTCCATTAGGATCATACGGTTCCTCTTCACCTTCTGGTGCATCAAACCAGTTGAATTCATGATCAACCTCACCCGTTGCAGCATCGTAACCACGATAATT
Proteins encoded:
- a CDS encoding ECF transporter S component, which gives rise to MQPTNMQSSKLLKLIILALMGTISLVLFFLNFPLPLLPAYLKIDFSEVPALIAAFIFSPIAGVIVVAIKNLLYLLVSGAGDPIGVFANFLAGVMFIVPISVIYHKFKGVKSIVSGLVTGTIVMALGMSVLNYFFILPAYAWFMGWEMTGQIKWISVIAGVLPFNIIKGIVVGLLFIPLFVKMRNWIEQQQAKVI
- a CDS encoding hotdog fold thioesterase, with the protein product MTLENTLIEALGIELVSLDKHLVVLTMPVDKRTHQPAGFLHGGASAALAETAASIGANAQVDPEKSIVFGIEINANHIKSKRDGVVTAKATPLHIGKTTMVWDIKIVDEQDNLISASRCTIGVVPRKANN
- a CDS encoding TraR/DksA C4-type zinc finger protein yields the protein MTKHEKLTDEKIMHIKKRLQELKNENEEKLESNKGTNPNDETQELADHANHPGDLGTEQFEQERDAGLDLVREDRLQDINDALERIANGTYGLSEKSGKPIPIERLEAQPAARNLVEEEE
- the menD gene encoding 2-succinyl-5-enolpyruvyl-6-hydroxy-3-cyclohexene-1-carboxylic-acid synthase, whose protein sequence is MNHIEVLTRYTANFIDELSKNGLTDIVISPGSRSTPLALTASEHKGIKEWIILDERSAAFFALGIAKETKRPVALICTSGTAAANYFPAIVEAYYSRVPLLVLTADRPHELRDVGAPQAIEQIKLYGDYVKWFHEMALPEATPNMLGYVRSKAGIAIYKAEEGNAGPVHLNFPLREPLHIDFSLDNIWGSENEKPFTSTFDGMKKLPDQQVQQLVDRLQRKKKGIIVCGPQINEHFAEAITRLAAKWGLPILADPLSQVRAGNHDKTQIIEGYDAILRSEAVREQLKPDFIIRFGAMPVSKPYLFYVKQHQHATQFIVENHAGYREPAGNRTEIIFADPILLCEDLIAASPGMDVDSHWLRTWQDMNQTAKKHLLSGSSNQVTEGEAVRGLMDVIPTNSSLYVGNSMAVRDVDTFFMTTDKHISILANRGANGIDGMISSGLGAATTGKPITLLLGDLSFFHDMNGLLASKQYKLNLTIVLINNNGGGIFSFLPQAKDPKHFEALFGTPVDIDFGQAITMYGGSHTVVTHEAELKDVLTTSYQELGLSVVEVKTERTENVEWHREKWQAIEQELLKKGE
- a CDS encoding isochorismate synthase encodes the protein MIEVKETPIEELLDRVISNLPSNKKYQLVSITKKIKEVNTLHFFEGAKALNKDRIFWTSTAEQYDVVGIGNAYEIHAKENRFEITENKWNELLANAKIFNPYQVAGTGVVALGGMAFDPKKEQTHLWEKFSPSQFTIPAFILTKNNNNYYFTINTYVTKDDHPRQLATEIEHQESLLFRNMEQPSDHLTINEKIEVKPDKWRETVRQAREAIRTNKAEKIVLAREMRLKFNKEANIASILQKLIDKHANSYIFAFEKGEDCFVGATPERLVKLNGEQLLSTCLAGTAPRGKTKEEDLKISQDLLKDEKNRQEHEFVVKMIKGALETYSTEIEIPNEPIVYPLKNLQHLYTPVTAILKDGYSIFDIVKQLHPTPALGGTPNKESMAFIRDHELLDRGWYGAPVGWLDSNQNSEFAVAIRSGLIQGNEASLFAGGGIVKDSNLEEEYEETTIKFKPMLSVLGD
- a CDS encoding S8 family serine peptidase, whose translation is MTFSLITPGLAHAESNKKLHESLNDPRQQAKVSDRLVESFSDDEDEKVTFLIKFSETTDTASIAEEARVNADQANLSAQEAKHTQRSAVVSELKTTALTAQADVKAYLEQEVENGNADNINSYHIVNGMAVTATKEVAEKVSGFAEVEKVLPNEIRELHETTVTEEEAPQSEVADIEWNVEQIGAPAAWDMGADGSGTVVASIDTGAEWDHPALKENYRGYDAATGEVDHEFNWFDAPEGEEEPYDPNGHGTHVTGTMVGAEPDGSNQVGVAPGAEWIAVNAFDSGGNATDADLLAAAEWILAPTDSDGNTNVDMAPDVVNNSWGGGPGLDEWYRDVVQNWRAAEIFPEFSAGNTTLTNPGGPGSVAVPANYPESFATGATDSNDELADFSLRGPSPYDEVKPDISAPGVNIRSSVPGGGYEGGWNGTSMSGPAVSAVVALLKGVDSSLTVDEIEEIIESTATTLTDDEYPDAPNNGYGHGLANAHDAVASIVDGLGTLQGQVTKDGEDTEAPTFGHEAPTETYAGMDLDLSIQASDNISVTLVELNYQDTNGEWQSVEASLTSGNYTDGEYVATIPGEDIDGDSLTYYWVVDDFGNNEVTSDEYVVSVEQGITVGYSEDFETEPTGWTVFGEMNSWEWGEPTSGPGEASTGEHVYATNLNGNYDNDANTTLMMPPVDLPEGDSYLQFDQWFDIESGWDYGHVFISTDQEDWTPLMEMTGESDGWESAEVDLSEYSDQRVYIGFNLTSDVTINEEGLYIDDVALSDSTESDGASVGLERNNDLEVEDKEKADLNERVDPNKILPVEEEPIAEQAINPAALPVGAQVNVVETDRSTNTDPADGTYSLLHAAGEFTVQAEAYGFHSAEQTVTIEDDETTQANFTLEEVDQNTVSGTITDEATDEPIEGATIILMEDANVTPVETDADGSYSLTAYEDTYTLRVLASGYHTEEVEVNLDEDSTVDVALEPFYTIPGGEIGYDDGNADNARAFFDAGNGWSVKMSLSEGQDTAVVTDGVFQFHDEEFPDPGGTAFEVEVWDATGADGTPGEKIAGPVEAEAIRDLDEWTVVDLSDHSITVDGDFYMVYIQTQPNTGAPGLATDETSPNAERSYQYVGGEWSQSPADEGNYMIRSRVSYEAEEPVITSPAEDFITNESEYTVEGTASPTTTAQVFNNEEEVGSAEVGDDGEFAIPTALTEGENEITVVSFLDGTSVGESEPVIATLDTEAPELTIDTPQDGDRTNSETVTVEGTVSDDHLDTVEVNGQEAEVTDGSYSERIMVDNGENEIEVVASDLAGNTETQNVTIDVNYTAPEIENVNPTEDQYIQAGETVTIEFESEPGLDATFSILMPLTNGQISNATELPMQETSDGHYVGYYTATSNVQAENAVIEVSVVDGYGNQATEQAEGTVTINEEDDNGNGNGNGNGLPGFGDGHPGNGNGPPFGDDHPGNGNGPPSFGSGHPGQGNGPGNN
- a CDS encoding 1,4-dihydroxy-2-naphthoate polyprenyltransferase, which codes for MQSTDKIDIKQALNEKEGFQIWWRLLRPHTLTASFVPVFVGSMLAFTHDSINILLFIAMLVASMLIQAATNMFNEYYDFVRGLDNENSVGIGGTIVRDGIKPKTILTIAFSFFGVALLLGIYICIASSWWIAVIGLVSMIIGYLYTGGPYPIAYTPFGELFSGFLMGTVIIGISYFIQTQTVTATVIWISIPVAIFIGSIMLSNNIRDLDNDKENGRKTIAILLGRKKAVNFLAILFIAAYGFTAIFIIAGMLPLWSIITFLSVKKAIEVIKNFRGKTQPIEMMPAMVATGKTNTIYGSLLGLSLLISSFI